A portion of the Mesobacillus jeotgali genome contains these proteins:
- a CDS encoding HAD-IIA family hydrolase: protein MRNLKGYIFDLDGTVYLGKQLIEGADFVINSLLDQGKKVLFLTNKTIESRQRYVEKLRNFNIHASLENILNPTVTLIEYLREHYPNATLYVIGEQPIKDELTLAGFKEGMAPAEVDVVVLSWDRDFHYDHLNFAYQSVKLGAKMIATNPDRTCPVEVGDVPDCAGMIGAVEAVSGKKIDVQIGKPSILTIEAALKILQLKPEECLMIGDRLETDIRMGVEAGMKTALVLSGITTEEDLKDSIWKPDYVLPSVSGLMTDKVK, encoded by the coding sequence ATGAGAAACCTGAAAGGATATATTTTTGACTTGGATGGCACCGTATATCTCGGCAAGCAATTGATTGAAGGAGCAGATTTCGTGATCAACTCCCTTCTTGATCAAGGAAAAAAAGTGCTGTTCCTGACAAACAAGACGATCGAGTCGCGCCAGCGTTATGTTGAAAAGCTGCGGAATTTCAACATCCATGCGAGCCTGGAGAACATTTTGAACCCGACGGTTACATTGATTGAATATTTGCGGGAGCATTATCCAAATGCCACGTTGTATGTGATTGGCGAGCAGCCGATTAAGGATGAGCTGACACTTGCAGGATTTAAAGAGGGGATGGCTCCAGCAGAGGTGGACGTCGTCGTGCTGTCATGGGACCGGGATTTTCACTATGACCATTTGAATTTTGCCTACCAGTCGGTAAAGCTTGGGGCAAAGATGATTGCCACCAATCCTGACAGAACCTGTCCAGTGGAAGTGGGGGATGTTCCAGATTGTGCCGGAATGATTGGGGCTGTTGAAGCAGTTTCCGGGAAAAAGATTGATGTACAGATAGGAAAGCCGTCCATCCTGACGATTGAAGCAGCATTAAAAATACTTCAGCTAAAGCCGGAAGAATGTTTAATGATCGGCGATCGCCTTGAAACAGATATAAGAATGGGGGTCGAAGCTGGAATGAAAACAGCACTTGTGCTTAGCGGGATTACAACGGAGGAGGACTTAAAGGACTCTATCTGGAAGCCGGACTATGTCTTGCCTTCAGTAAGCGGGTTGATGACGGATAAAGTGAAATGA
- a CDS encoding carbohydrate ABC transporter permease, which produces MKKLNYGIIIILGVISFIPLIWVFITSFSPGNQVINGGFPFWVSNPTIENYVKAWETAPFLRYYFNTFVIVFGVLIVQLITITLAAYAFARVNFKGKNVLFILFLLQLMIQPEILLFPNYQVMSQLGLVNTKLAVMMPYWASAFGVFLMRQTFKQVPYDLDEASRIDGCKWYQTLWHVYIPSAKPTYIAFALVSVSHHWSNFMWPLIITDSVESRPLTVGLALFAKSYETGAQWGMVAAGTVMVIMPLVIAFFIFQKQFVSSFMHSGIK; this is translated from the coding sequence GTGAAAAAATTGAATTATGGCATCATTATTATTCTTGGGGTTATTTCGTTTATTCCGCTGATTTGGGTATTCATCACTTCTTTCTCTCCAGGAAACCAAGTGATCAATGGAGGCTTTCCGTTCTGGGTTTCGAATCCCACGATTGAAAACTATGTGAAAGCGTGGGAGACCGCACCATTTTTACGCTATTACTTCAATACGTTTGTAATCGTTTTCGGCGTGCTGATTGTCCAGTTAATTACAATCACGCTAGCAGCTTATGCTTTTGCACGCGTGAACTTTAAAGGAAAAAATGTGCTGTTCATCCTATTTTTGCTTCAGTTGATGATTCAGCCTGAAATTCTGTTGTTCCCAAACTATCAGGTTATGAGCCAGCTAGGTCTTGTTAATACGAAGCTAGCTGTCATGATGCCGTATTGGGCCTCGGCATTCGGGGTATTCCTGATGCGCCAGACCTTCAAGCAGGTACCGTATGATCTTGATGAAGCATCGAGAATAGACGGTTGTAAATGGTATCAAACTCTCTGGCATGTATACATTCCATCGGCAAAACCGACTTATATTGCATTTGCTCTTGTGTCCGTCAGTCACCATTGGAGCAATTTTATGTGGCCGTTGATTATCACAGATTCTGTCGAGTCCCGGCCGTTGACCGTCGGACTTGCTTTGTTTGCAAAGTCTTATGAAACCGGGGCACAGTGGGGAATGGTCGCCGCAGGCACGGTAATGGTCATTATGCCTTTAGTGATCGCTTTCTTCATATTCCAAAAACAATTCGTATCAAGCTTCATGCATTCAGGAATTAAATAG
- a CDS encoding glycoside hydrolase family 2 TIM barrel-domain containing protein, translating into MTIPTLEWLSDVKVFAVNRVPAHSDHHYYQTAEEAKNGVPMSMRHVLNGDWKFNYSINPAHRPQHFYQKDFDCSMWGDITVPGHIQLQGYGQPQYVNTMYPWDGLADIRPPEIPVNHNPVGSYVKTFTTPANMQDKPVYISFQGVESAFYVWLNGEFVGYSEDSFTPADFDLTPFLNEGENKLAVEVYQRSTGSWLEDQDFWRFSGIFRDVYLYTVPEVHVFDANIRGELDETYKKGTLVADLKFLAGQPAPSKVTAELYDAKGSLVASQDGKMGEGTASIFFAVDLPQLWSAENPYLYQLFIHVYNEKGSLVEVIPQKIGFRRFEMINKIMHLNGERIVFKGVNRHEFNCYTGRVVSREDMLWDIKTLKQNNINAVRTSHYPNQSYWYQLCDEYGVYVIDEMNLETHGSWQKMGQVEPSWNIPGNKPEWEDIVMDRAVSMYERDKNHPSILIWSCGNESYGGEVILNVSRYFKNVDPGRLVHYEGVFWTPDYRETSDMESRMYAKPADIEKYLDENPDKPYISCEYMHAMGNSLGGMHKYTELEQKYPMYQGGFIWDYIDQSLIKKDRYGKEFLAYGGDFGDRPTDYGFCTNGIVYANRELSPKMQEVKFLYQNIKLVPDFESVKIINENLFTDTADYVLEYRLLHEGKEIYCDQLEVNVGPQSEAEVQFKFPADITAASGEYGIQTAFKLKESTTWGYAGHEVAFGQYVFAVEAEEQPTVDGELSVVHGDVNIGVHGRDFSVIFSKQVGSLVSLKYAGREMIAQPPAPLFWRATTDNDRGFAQGFESGVWFAASLARKCVGINVEEESNQVSIGFTYKFSISLEVEVKVIYTVLGDGRVHVKSAYHGAQSLPQLPIFALSFKTSADYDQLEWYAMGPEENYSDRSRGARLGIFKNEVTENLSGYVMPQESGNRTGVRRLNVMDKKGQGIKISSINEPLECNVSPYTAFELENAQHVYELPPVHYSVITVAGKQMGIGGDDSWGAPVHDEYLIPADQDMEFEFMIERI; encoded by the coding sequence ATGACAATTCCAACATTAGAGTGGCTTTCAGATGTAAAAGTTTTTGCTGTTAATCGGGTTCCTGCCCATTCAGACCATCACTATTACCAAACGGCAGAGGAGGCTAAAAACGGTGTCCCGATGTCGATGAGACATGTACTCAATGGTGATTGGAAGTTCAATTATTCTATTAATCCGGCCCATCGGCCACAGCATTTTTACCAGAAAGACTTCGATTGTTCCATGTGGGGAGACATCACTGTTCCTGGACATATTCAACTTCAGGGCTACGGCCAGCCACAGTATGTAAATACAATGTATCCATGGGATGGCCTCGCGGATATCCGGCCGCCTGAAATCCCTGTGAACCACAATCCAGTCGGAAGTTACGTGAAAACGTTTACTACTCCGGCTAACATGCAGGACAAACCAGTTTATATTTCCTTCCAGGGTGTAGAGTCGGCATTCTATGTTTGGCTGAATGGCGAGTTTGTGGGTTATAGTGAAGATTCCTTTACTCCTGCAGATTTTGACCTGACGCCATTCCTTAACGAAGGAGAAAATAAATTAGCTGTCGAGGTATACCAGCGCAGCACCGGGAGCTGGCTAGAGGACCAGGATTTCTGGCGCTTCTCAGGAATTTTTAGGGATGTGTATCTTTACACGGTCCCTGAAGTACATGTTTTTGATGCCAACATCCGTGGAGAATTAGATGAAACCTATAAAAAAGGAACCCTAGTGGCAGACCTTAAGTTTTTAGCAGGTCAGCCAGCCCCTTCGAAAGTGACAGCTGAGCTTTATGATGCAAAAGGAAGTCTGGTTGCTTCACAGGATGGCAAGATGGGTGAAGGAACTGCGTCAATCTTTTTTGCTGTCGATCTACCGCAGCTCTGGAGTGCTGAAAACCCATATCTCTATCAATTATTTATTCACGTATACAACGAAAAGGGCAGCCTGGTAGAGGTCATTCCGCAAAAAATCGGCTTCAGGCGTTTTGAAATGATCAATAAAATCATGCATTTGAACGGAGAGCGGATTGTTTTTAAAGGTGTCAACCGCCATGAATTCAACTGCTATACAGGAAGGGTTGTTTCCCGGGAGGATATGCTCTGGGACATCAAGACGCTTAAGCAGAACAATATCAATGCGGTAAGGACATCTCATTACCCGAACCAGAGCTATTGGTATCAGTTATGTGACGAGTATGGTGTCTATGTCATCGATGAAATGAATCTTGAGACACATGGCTCATGGCAGAAAATGGGCCAGGTGGAGCCTTCATGGAACATTCCTGGCAACAAGCCGGAATGGGAAGACATTGTCATGGACAGGGCAGTTTCGATGTATGAACGGGATAAGAATCATCCATCAATCCTGATCTGGTCATGTGGCAACGAGTCATATGGCGGTGAAGTGATCTTGAATGTTTCCCGCTATTTTAAAAATGTGGATCCAGGACGGCTTGTCCATTATGAAGGGGTATTCTGGACCCCTGATTACCGTGAAACGAGTGATATGGAAAGCCGGATGTACGCGAAGCCGGCAGATATTGAAAAATACCTGGATGAAAATCCGGATAAGCCTTATATCAGCTGTGAATATATGCATGCGATGGGCAACTCGCTGGGCGGCATGCATAAATACACGGAGCTCGAGCAGAAATATCCGATGTACCAGGGCGGCTTCATCTGGGATTATATTGACCAATCGCTGATCAAAAAGGACAGGTATGGGAAAGAGTTTTTAGCTTACGGCGGCGACTTTGGCGACAGGCCGACAGATTACGGTTTCTGTACGAACGGGATTGTGTATGCGAACCGCGAGCTTTCACCGAAAATGCAGGAAGTGAAATTCCTGTATCAGAATATTAAATTGGTTCCGGACTTTGAAAGTGTCAAGATCATAAATGAGAACCTTTTTACTGATACAGCGGATTATGTACTTGAATATCGACTTCTTCATGAAGGGAAGGAAATTTACTGTGACCAGCTTGAGGTGAATGTAGGACCGCAGAGTGAGGCGGAAGTACAATTCAAATTCCCTGCTGATATTACGGCTGCTTCTGGTGAGTATGGCATTCAAACTGCTTTCAAATTGAAGGAGAGTACAACTTGGGGTTATGCAGGACATGAGGTTGCTTTTGGACAGTATGTGTTTGCGGTGGAAGCGGAGGAACAGCCAACTGTTGATGGTGAGCTGAGTGTAGTCCATGGAGATGTCAATATTGGCGTCCATGGCCGTGATTTCTCTGTGATTTTTTCCAAGCAGGTTGGAAGCCTGGTATCACTGAAGTATGCGGGCAGAGAAATGATCGCCCAGCCGCCGGCGCCATTATTCTGGAGGGCAACAACGGATAATGATCGCGGATTTGCTCAAGGCTTTGAATCGGGAGTCTGGTTTGCAGCAAGCCTGGCGCGCAAATGCGTGGGAATCAATGTTGAGGAAGAGAGCAATCAGGTCAGCATTGGCTTTACTTATAAGTTTTCAATCAGTTTAGAGGTTGAGGTAAAGGTGATTTACACAGTTTTGGGTGATGGAAGAGTGCATGTTAAGTCTGCTTACCACGGCGCGCAAAGCCTTCCACAGCTGCCGATTTTTGCTCTGTCATTCAAGACTTCAGCAGACTATGACCAGCTTGAATGGTACGCGATGGGTCCTGAAGAGAACTATTCCGACCGTTCCAGAGGAGCAAGACTTGGAATTTTCAAGAACGAGGTAACGGAAAATCTCTCAGGCTATGTCATGCCTCAGGAATCAGGAAACCGGACGGGAGTACGCAGACTGAACGTCATGGATAAAAAGGGACAAGGAATTAAGATCTCTTCCATCAACGAGCCGCTGGAGTGCAATGTTTCTCCCTATACAGCCTTTGAGTTGGAGAATGCCCAGCATGTATATGAGCTTCCGCCAGTCCACTATAGTGTAATCACAGTGGCCGGAAAGCAAATGGGAATTGGAGGAGACGACAGCTGGGGAGCGCCTGTACATGATGAATATCTCATTCCTGCTGATCAGGATATGGAATTTGAGTTTATGATTGAGAGGATATAG
- a CDS encoding MBL fold metallo-hydrolase, producing MDIHFLGTGSAYPGSQRDNTSICFSNDGYHVLVDVSGNPCRKLKMLQVDLGELDAVVFTHFHIDHIYGLPSLLWGMWLEDRKKPLRILCDYRNEKKLQEWLNTMEAEKWPIAFAIEVETFDGDKEGQLLSGGGMTFSCFKALHSVPTVGLEVRCSDRVTVYSSDTEINERIGQYDHIDLLIHEATSACKVAGNHSSLVEVVERYDMDKIGEIVLVHLSDKEPYEEEAARFGIPKVVIGEDLMTVQV from the coding sequence GTGGATATTCATTTTTTAGGCACGGGAAGTGCTTATCCCGGTTCACAACGTGACAATACGTCAATTTGTTTTTCGAATGACGGTTATCATGTCCTGGTCGATGTCAGCGGCAACCCATGCAGAAAGCTGAAGATGCTCCAGGTTGATTTAGGTGAGCTTGATGCAGTTGTGTTCACCCATTTCCATATTGACCATATATATGGGCTGCCATCCTTGCTTTGGGGGATGTGGCTCGAAGACCGGAAAAAGCCTTTAAGGATTCTTTGTGATTATCGTAATGAGAAAAAGCTTCAGGAATGGCTGAACACAATGGAGGCTGAAAAGTGGCCGATTGCCTTTGCCATTGAGGTGGAAACCTTTGATGGTGATAAGGAAGGGCAGCTATTATCAGGCGGAGGGATGACTTTTTCCTGTTTCAAGGCGCTTCATTCCGTACCTACAGTAGGACTGGAGGTGCGATGCAGCGACCGTGTCACCGTTTATTCCAGCGATACAGAAATCAACGAACGAATCGGACAGTATGATCATATCGATCTGTTAATCCATGAAGCAACATCTGCCTGTAAAGTGGCGGGTAACCACAGCAGTCTTGTCGAAGTTGTAGAGAGATATGACATGGATAAGATCGGTGAAATTGTCCTGGTCCACTTATCTGACAAAGAACCGTATGAAGAAGAGGCAGCAAGGTTTGGCATCCCGAAGGTTGTCATCGGTGAAGACTTGATGACGGTACAAGTATAA
- a CDS encoding MgtC/SapB family protein, translating into MAFIMDYTSGFYWQHEIYFRILVSAVLGFLIGWDRTSKNKPAGLKTYTYVSVACTLITIVSIESAEILSQHDSGKVMDPMRLAAQIVSGLGFLGAGVILKDGLRVKGLTSAAMIFYVGGIGIGIGAGFYGIVIFATLVTFIITKVGNFFEEREITRVSFPWFKKKRKTDGEKEEFGA; encoded by the coding sequence ATGGCATTTATCATGGATTATACATCTGGATTCTACTGGCAGCATGAAATCTATTTCCGGATTCTGGTCAGTGCTGTATTAGGATTCTTAATCGGATGGGACCGGACATCGAAAAACAAGCCGGCGGGTCTAAAAACGTACACATATGTATCGGTTGCATGTACATTGATAACAATTGTCTCAATTGAGAGTGCGGAAATTCTTAGTCAGCATGATAGCGGGAAAGTGATGGATCCAATGCGTTTGGCAGCCCAAATTGTATCTGGTCTGGGATTCCTTGGGGCCGGTGTGATTTTAAAAGATGGATTGCGGGTAAAGGGACTGACTTCTGCAGCGATGATTTTTTATGTTGGAGGAATTGGAATTGGCATAGGTGCTGGTTTCTATGGTATTGTGATTTTCGCCACACTGGTAACCTTCATCATTACGAAGGTCGGAAACTTCTTTGAAGAGAGGGAGATTACCAGGGTGAGTTTTCCATGGTTCAAGAAAAAAAGAAAGACGGATGGAGAAAAAGAAGAGTTTGGAGCCTGA
- a CDS encoding lamin tail domain-containing protein, with translation MKFKSISWVSAIILTLGIGLGLLPVKNVKANTPIPNLLITELIPNTDNYAGNDAFEYFELYNNSPEPIDLKGYRFASHKWNEEIKDTYILKPWDTVVVWTRTASISPISLEAFDYNYFYSYKSKYLKEEDTIVLDDISGLVNGGNTLTVYGPDGQEVVKANYSSQDVSLKQTVTYTYPKDNTRTMKKLAANQLPTPGWLAENQAPARPVADEEAPQPPGNLQAISGNGEATLKWDESTETDLYRYHIYKDGNYEFSIDPSQTEFTLYTLIGNQTYTLQVSAEDTSGNVSEKSAPVQVTPRHQIITQLERWEHEKDPAYQGLWDISSDGPVIAGLAQGLVPQGLTYYKKKDWLLTISYVDDGIRPGTITVTNRTTGELVKSVVLYNTDGTPYTGHAGGVTVSRDHGWVASENYLFSFNLSDLVEAENNGEIQFTKQIPIPVEAAYTAYDEGILWVGEFYEASSYPTNPAHHIENRDGEMQYAWMIGFDLERNNDMIAKEHWNGLPDHNAVPDYVLSTTGKVQGAIVQKASQNGITLSTSYGRANDSVLYRYEYPLKEDPHSYVTVEGKEVPLWFLDGHTAKPRKSIEAIPMPEGIVEVQKELYVVFESGADKYRYTTTYPMDRMLKIDMKKLMREDKGIQ, from the coding sequence TTGAAATTTAAATCAATAAGCTGGGTTAGTGCTATTATTCTCACTTTGGGAATTGGGCTTGGGCTGCTTCCAGTCAAAAACGTTAAAGCAAACACTCCGATACCCAACCTGCTGATTACGGAATTGATTCCCAATACCGATAACTACGCAGGTAATGATGCATTTGAGTATTTTGAACTTTATAACAATAGTCCTGAGCCGATCGATCTTAAAGGGTATCGATTCGCCTCCCACAAATGGAATGAAGAAATAAAGGATACTTATATCCTGAAGCCATGGGATACTGTAGTTGTCTGGACAAGAACCGCATCAATCAGTCCAATCTCGCTTGAAGCATTCGACTATAACTATTTCTATTCATACAAAAGTAAGTATTTAAAAGAAGAGGATACAATTGTTCTTGACGATATAAGCGGATTGGTTAACGGAGGGAACACACTGACCGTTTATGGCCCTGATGGCCAGGAGGTCGTCAAAGCGAATTACTCAAGTCAGGACGTTTCCCTAAAGCAAACCGTCACCTATACCTACCCAAAGGACAATACACGTACAATGAAAAAACTTGCAGCAAATCAGCTACCGACACCAGGCTGGCTGGCAGAAAATCAAGCCCCAGCTCGTCCAGTAGCAGATGAAGAAGCACCGCAGCCGCCGGGCAACCTTCAGGCAATTTCAGGGAACGGAGAAGCTACTTTAAAATGGGATGAATCAACTGAAACTGACCTATATCGTTATCACATTTACAAAGATGGCAATTATGAATTCTCAATAGACCCATCGCAGACAGAATTTACACTTTATACGTTAATCGGAAACCAAACATACACATTACAAGTAAGTGCGGAGGATACATCAGGGAATGTATCGGAAAAATCAGCGCCTGTACAAGTAACGCCAAGACATCAAATTATCACTCAGCTGGAACGATGGGAACATGAAAAAGATCCAGCCTACCAGGGGCTTTGGGATATCAGTTCGGACGGCCCGGTGATTGCAGGGCTGGCCCAGGGTCTCGTCCCTCAGGGATTGACCTACTATAAGAAAAAAGACTGGCTGCTTACGATCAGCTACGTCGATGATGGGATTCGGCCAGGCACAATTACTGTAACAAATCGTACGACAGGTGAACTTGTGAAATCCGTTGTCCTTTACAATACAGATGGCACTCCTTACACCGGTCATGCTGGCGGTGTTACCGTGAGCCGGGATCATGGCTGGGTAGCATCCGAGAATTACTTGTTCAGTTTCAATTTAAGCGACCTGGTAGAAGCAGAAAATAACGGAGAAATCCAATTCACCAAACAAATTCCAATCCCGGTTGAAGCTGCTTATACAGCTTATGATGAAGGCATTCTCTGGGTGGGAGAATTCTATGAGGCAAGTTCCTATCCAACCAATCCAGCTCACCATATCGAGAACAGGGACGGGGAGATGCAATACGCATGGATGATTGGATTTGATTTAGAACGAAACAACGATATGATTGCCAAAGAACACTGGAACGGTTTGCCTGACCACAATGCTGTACCGGATTATGTCCTTTCAACAACAGGGAAAGTCCAGGGTGCCATCGTACAGAAAGCATCACAGAATGGCATTACGCTAAGTACATCGTATGGAAGAGCAAACGACAGCGTGCTGTATCGTTATGAATACCCGTTAAAAGAAGATCCTCATTCCTATGTAACGGTCGAAGGAAAAGAAGTACCTCTTTGGTTCCTTGATGGCCACACTGCAAAACCACGTAAAAGCATTGAAGCCATTCCAATGCCTGAGGGAATCGTGGAAGTGCAGAAAGAACTCTATGTTGTGTTTGAATCCGGAGCAGATAAATACCGGTATACGACCACTTACCCGATGGACCGGATGCTCAAGATTGATATGAAGAAATTAATGAGAGAGGATAAAGGAATTCAATAG
- a CDS encoding glycerol-3-phosphate responsive antiterminator has translation MKRNIIDIVQSQVIASVKEESDLEKAVQSNANIVFILTGNLITMDGYLKKLKEAGKTTFIHIDFIDGLSNTKSAIKYIAEIWKPAGIITTKSNLIKYAKEEGLMTIQRLFLIDRNALVKGIDIAHNCKPDAIEVLPGLMPSVIDRLTTMTNLPIIAGGLISNKEDILNGLGAGALAISSGDPKLWNLDL, from the coding sequence GTGAAACGAAACATTATTGACATCGTCCAATCGCAAGTCATTGCATCAGTCAAGGAAGAAAGTGACTTGGAAAAGGCGGTTCAATCAAACGCCAACATTGTATTCATCCTTACTGGAAATTTAATTACCATGGATGGATACCTGAAAAAACTGAAGGAAGCTGGTAAAACTACCTTCATACATATTGATTTCATCGATGGGCTGTCCAACACGAAGAGTGCGATTAAATACATAGCAGAAATATGGAAGCCTGCAGGGATCATCACAACAAAGAGTAACCTCATTAAATATGCAAAGGAAGAAGGCTTAATGACGATTCAGCGCCTTTTTCTTATTGACCGTAATGCACTGGTCAAGGGAATTGATATCGCCCATAACTGCAAGCCGGATGCCATTGAAGTACTTCCTGGTCTGATGCCCTCTGTCATTGATAGACTGACAACCATGACTAATCTGCCAATCATCGCTGGTGGGCTAATCAGTAATAAGGAGGACATTCTTAATGGCTTAGGTGCAGGCGCACTTGCTATATCCTCTGGAGATCCAAAGCTGTGGAATCTGGATCTGTAA